The nucleotide window ACATAGCGCTCCAGCGAGCCGAGCGCCTCGGGCACTTCGACCGACTCTTTAACCGCATAGGCTTTTTTCACCCGCTCCACCACGAGTTGGGTGAGCGCTTCGAGGTTACCACCGACGAGTTCCTCGGTCTTCAGGCCGATGGGGAAGGTGGCGTTGGCCCAGCCCACAAAACTGTCGAGGGCGCTTTGTGTGGGCGTGCCGCGTCCGGTCATGCCGGCGACTTCGAGGCGGCTGTCGATCTCCTCGGTGATTTGCTCAAGGATGATGTCCTTGGGGCGGTCGGCGTGAATGGCCGCGTTGCGGATGCCGTAAACCACTTCGCGCTGTTGGTTGAGCACGTCGTCGTATTGGAGCAGGCGTTTGCGCTGCGAGAAATTCTGCTGCTCGACCTTCTTCTGCGCGCTCTCGATCGAGCGGTTCAGCCACGGGTGCTCCAACTCCTCGCCGTCCTTCATCGAGCCTTCCATCAGGCGTGAGGCTAGATTGCCCTGCAGGAACAGGCGCATGAGGTTGTCCTCCAGCGAGAGGAAGAACTTGGTCAAACCGGGGTCGCCTTGACGCGAGCAGCGGCCGCGCAACTGGCGGTCAACACGACGCGATTCGTGGCGCTCGGTGCCGATCACATAGAGGCCGCCGACCTCGCGCACGCCCTCGCCCAGTTTGATGTCGGTGCCGCGGCCGGCCATGTTGGTGGCGATGGTCACGGCCCCGCGCTGGCCGGCGCGGGTGATGATCTCGGCCTCCTGCTCGTGGTACTTGGCGTTGAGCACGGTGTGGATAACACCGGCGCGTTTGAGCAGGCGCGAGAGCACCTCGGAGGACTCAACCGAGACCGTGCCGACCAGCACCGGTTGCCCGCGCTTGTTGGCGCTCTCGATCTCGGCGACCACGGCGTTGAACTTGTCGCGGCGAGTCTTGAAAATGGAGTCGTTGCGGTCGATGCGGATGCAGGGCTGGTTGGTCGGAATGACCTGCACCGACAGGTTGTAAATGTCGTTGAACTCCAGCGCCTCGGTCTCGGCAGTGCCGGTCATACCGGCGAGCTTATCGTAAAGGCGGAAGTAGTTCTGGATCGTGATGGTCGCGTAGGTACGCGTCTCGCGCTCGATGTTCACGTTCTCCTTGGCCTCGACGGCCTGGTGCAGACCCTCGGACCAGCGGCGGCCGGGCATGACGCGGCCTGTGTTCTCGTCGACGATCATGACCTTGCCCTCGGCGACCACGTACTCGACGTCGCGCTCATAAAGTGAATACGCGCGCAGCAGCTGCGAGATGGCATGGATCTCCTCGGAGATTTCCGCGTAACGGTTTTGCGACTTCGCCTTGATCTCCTCGCGCTCTTCGGGCGTGAGGTTCGTGCGGCGCTCCAGCTCGCTGAACTCGGTGGCGAGGTCGGGAAGCATGAAGGCGTCGGGGTTGTCGGGGCGCAGGCGGGTGCGGCCCATTTCGCTCAAATCGGCCTGGTGCTGGCGCTCGTCGATCGAGAAGTAGAGCTCCTCCTTGAGCGCGTAGAGCTCGGTCTTCTGGAAGTCGCTGTTCATCTCGGTCTCGGTCTTGTCGAGCAGCTTGCGCCACTCGGGTGTCTCCATCAGGCGCAGCAACTGCTTGTTCTTGGGGTGGCCGATTTTGACCTGCAGGAGTTTGATGGCCGCGGCATGGCGCTCGGCCGGGGTGACGTCGGGCTTTTCGAGCACCGCCTTGGCGTCGTTGGCCATGCGGTTGACCAAGCGGATCTGGTCGTTGACCAGCGAGTCGATCGTGGGCTTGAGGCGGGAAAACGGCTGTTCGCGCTCGATCGGAGCAGGGCCGGAAATGATCAACGGAGTGCGGGCTTCGTCGACCAGAATGGAGTCGATTTCGTCGACGATACAGAACCAGTGGTCGCGCTGAACCTGGTCCTCTTTGCGCGTGGCCATGCCGTTGTCACGCAGGTAATCGAAACCGAATTCCGAGGCCGTGCCGTAGGTGATGTCGCGGCCGTACATCTCGCGACGCAGGTCGGAAGGCATCTGTTGTTGGATACAACCGGTGGTCAGGCCCAGGAAGCTGAACAGGTGGCTCATCCACTCGGAGTCGCGGCGGGCGAGGTAGTCGTTGACCGTGACCAGCTGGGTGTTGCGGCCGATAAGGGCGTTAAGATAAAGGGGCAGCGTGGAAACAAGGGTTTTGCCCTCGCCGGTGGCCATTTCGGAGATCTTGCCACAGTGGATCGCGTAACCACCGATCAACTGCACGTCGAAGTGAACCATGTTCCAGGTCAGCTCGTGGCCGCAGACCAAGGCGCGGGTGCCGACGAGGCGCCGGGCGGCGTTTTTGACCGTCGCAAACGCCTCGGGAAGGATCTGGTCGAGGGTCTCGCCGCCCTTCAAGCGGGCGCGGAACTCGTCGGTTTTGGCGCGCAGCTGATCGTCGGTCAACGACTGGTAGGCGAGCTCATGCTCGTTGATACGCGTGACGATGGGACGAGCCTTTTCGAGGAACTTGCGATAATGACGACCAGCAAAGCGCTTGAAGAGAAAGGAGAGCATGAATGGGCGGGACCGTAGGGTGGAAACCGAGCTTGGCAAACGACAAAGTGCACAAGTTGGGTGACGATTTAACCCCATGGTAAACGGCTGCAGCGCCTACTTGCCACGGTGCCGGTTTCGCGTTTGAACCTGCGCCCTATGTCGAATCCCGAAGCAAAACTCGCCGAACTTGGTTTGAAACTGCCCGCCACCGCCGCCGCCGCCGGCAATTACGTGCCCACGGTGCGCTCGGGTAACGTGCTGTACTGCTCCGGGACCATCTCGATTGCGGACGGTAAAATGACCCACGAGGGCCAGGTCGGCAAAGAGCAGACCGTTGCCACCGCCTATGAATCGGCGCGCGTTTGCACCCTGAACACGTTGGCCAACATCAAAGCCGCGGTGGGTTCCCTCGATCAAGTGGCGCGCGTGATCATGGTCAACGGCTTCGTCAATGCGGTGAGCGGTTTTGCGGACAGCCCGGCGGTGATTAACGGTGCCAGCGATCTGCTCGTCGGGGTGTTTGGCGATGCCGGAAAACACGCCCGCGCCGCAGTCGCCGTGGCGGGCCTGCCGCGCAATTCGACCGTCGAAGTGCAGGTGATCGTCGAGCTCAAGAGCTGACGCGCGGAAACGGGGGAGGCATCCCTGAGCTCACGCTCAGGGCCACAGGCCGACGGGCCACACGCCGGCCGACCAATCCCCCGTGGCCTTGAGCGTGAGCTCAAGGTCTGGCGCTGTTCCAGGGCGCCCTTACCACCGATTCCCTCTCTCGCGCTCTCTCTACCCCCGATTCAAAAATCTCACCAGGAGAGCACCCAGTATTCGTCCTGGCTCACCTTTTGAGCCGCGGCGGCGGGGATCCAGCGTTCCTCAAAGCGCGGCCCCCACGAGTCCGACACGGCGATTTCCTTGGTTGCTCGGTTGTAACCGATGATCAGGCAGGCGTGGGCCGTCGTCGGGTCGGCGTAAAGTTTGTCGATCTCACGCGCGGTGGGCGTGGGCTTCCATTTGGCGGGATCGCCGGCGTTTTTGCGGGCGGCGCTGTTTTCGTTGGCCATCGTGTTGTAGTCTGCGGTGGAACAAAGCCCCCAAATGATTGGCCTGCCCTCGTCGATTAAACGCGCCACCGCCGCGACGTTCAGCTGGATCGAGACCCGTTCGAGTCCGCGCCCCTGTCGGCTCACGTAGTTGGCGGCGCCTTGAACCATCTCATGGAAACTCGTGCCGCCGCCAAAATCATTGCCGCCGCACGCAGCCAGCTCGTACATGTCGGCCGGGATGCCAGCGTAACGCAGGTAACGCTCAAAGGTGGCTGGCACGCAGTAGCCTTTGGGCCCCTGATCCACCATAGGAAGCTGGTCGATCACGACGTCGCCCCCGGCGCGGCGGGCAACGCGCTCCTTGAGCAAACGGCGCACCTGGTCGTCGCCCAGCCGGGCTGTGGCCGTCTTGCCCGCTGGCATGATTTTTAACAACACCATTTGGCCTGGGTCCTGGCTGACGAGCAGCGCCAGCCCGTGCCATTCCCAGCGCAGAGAAAGCCGGCCGGAATCGAGCCCGCCGAACAGCGCGCGTTCGCGTTTGGGCTCGCCCAGCTTTGCGGTGAGCCCCTTGGTCAGGGCGGTGAAGTCGCTTTTGAGCGTTTTCTCAAACGCCTTGAGTTCGGCCGCCGTCGGCTGGCTGCGGTCGTTGACACAGTGTTGGAAGCCAGGGAAATCGCCGCGATTGGCGAACTGTAACAGGATCGAGGTGACGCGTCCCTCGGCCGCCTGCAGCGAGATCATCAACGCCTTAGCACCCAGAACCTCACGTCCGGGTTGAGGGTAGGCCCGAAAACCCTCGAAATGGGCATTCTTGCCCTCGACGGCCAGTTTCAGTCGGTGCGCAACGTCCGAGGGGCTGTCGTCCCAAAGCGTTTCGTCGGCCAGCAAGGGCAGCCCCAGGAAGGTGTTAAACGCGTTAAAATCTACGCCCGTCGTGGCCTCACCGGAGGGTGGCAGGGGCGCAGTCGGTTTCTCGGCGCGTTGGGGTGCAGCCGAAGGAGCTGGCAATGAGGCCGGCGCCGACGCGCTGGCCTGCTGGGCGACGTAGGCCAGATCCTCGGACGAGAGTTGGGCGCGTGAAAGCGAGAGCGTGCGCCCGTCGGGACGGCGCACGTTGACCTCCGTGGGCGTTGCGCTGACCAGGTCGGCGTCAAGTGTGCGGCCCAGGGTGTCGGTCCAGGTGCGGGCATGACCAGCGGTGGTGCAAAGCAACCCAATGCAGGCGAGGAGGATGAGGTGGGGCAGGGCGGCTAACATAAGATGGGGCGTAAGCTAGGCACGGCCTTTGGCCGAAGGAAATACTCAACCTGCAACTGGTTCTCTGCTGTAAGCCGGCGAGGGTGGGTTTAGGCGCTCCGTCTAACACTGGTTATGCCCCATAGAAAACTTCCTCAATCCGGGCTAATCTAACCCGACGCTGATCGGTCGAGGTGTGGTTTGGTGCAACAAACCGTGTTGCCGCTTAATTTATACCGCCATTGGGCCCGAGCCTCAGCCGCTCCTCGTCACCCGCAACCCAAGCTCCCACCCCAACCCCCCGAACGCCAAAAAGATTATGAAAACCCCGCTACGCCTCATCCTTGTCTCGCTTGTACTCAGCGCTCTTACCTCCGTGGCCTATGCCGGTCCCGGTCCCCAACACTGGGAGAACCAGCGTCGTGCCGCACAGTTCAGGCAGCTTAAGCCCGGCGACAAACTGAACTACGTTTGCACCCAGTGCAAAACCGTCTCCGAGGTCCCCATTACCTCAAAAGAACAGGCTATGGAAATGTGCAAGGAGGGTGCCATGGTCACCTGCCCTTCTTGTCATATGAAAGCCAAGGCGACGGGGAAGCCTGGCAAGTCGGGGGACACTGCCGCCGAGCCTGAGGTTGTTTATGTCAACGAGAAGGGCGAGGAGTGTGGCTTCTTCGTTAAAGCAAATAATAAAAAGTAGGCTCCATTCGTTTCATCCTGATAATTCAGATGTTATCGGCGGGTAGCCCCCGGTCGATTGGCCACAAAAACCACAAAATAACACAAAATCGAAGGCCCCGATCCATTTAACCGCGAAGGCTCGCGCAGGTGCGCGAGGGAGAACGCTATTACTTGTTAATCAACTGGATTTATCCACTTCGCGTGTCTCTGGTAGGCAGTAATATTTAGTCGCCCCTGAATAATTCATAAGCTGATGACTAATATTAACTTGAGGTTTTTATTGTGCTCCTGTTTTCCTGGCTAAGTCTAGACACACCAACAAAAACAGGGGAAATCGATGAAGCCAAAAGCCACCGTCCACCAAGCGCAGCGGGAACTGTTCCGAACCGAGTTGGAGGGTTTGGTGGATGCGGGCCATGCCCTAGTGATGTCGTAAGGGATGCGGTAGGGCTTAAAGTACCGTTAATGCGTTGGGTTTGGGGCTTCCAGCCAAAGAAGCGACGAGAGCGTACCACGAATGACCCGCACCTCCCGAGGACTGATACCATTTCGCGATCAAAGAAATACAAACGAACCATTTTAACCACTAATGAACACTAATTTCCACTAATAAAAACAAGGGATTCGTCGCTTCTTGATTAGTGTATCTTGTTGTTCATTAGTGGTTAAGAATCCGGTTGTTTTAAGGTTGGGTGATGGGTCGCTACTGACGTGATCACGGTAGTGGTCGGGTTTTAATGCGTATGAATGCAAAATGGTATGATACCATTTCTCATTCATACGCATAAAAACTTGGTAACAGTTCAGACTCACCGCACCAGCAACCAAGCAGCCAAACATCAAGCAGCGGAATTTTTAACCACTTATGAACGGGTATATGCTAATTCAGAAGCATCGATTCCATGGTTTTATTAGCGGCATACCCGTTCATTAGCGGTTAACTCTAATGCCTGTAAGGCATGGCCCGGATAAATCTCGGGATAAGCAAGTTGCGCTATAATATTAATATACGAACAAAGGAATCGAGTACACTGTGAGCGGCGAGCGGGAAAGCGTCTATTTCTGGCGGTTAGGAATGCACTTCTTCTTCGGTGGATCTTCTTCCCCTTAAAAAGAGTAATACTCTTCTTCCGTGGGTGGGTTTTCTTCCCTGTCCGGCTGGGGATATGAGGGGTGCGAATGGGTGGAGATTGAACCGGCGGGACGCTTGGCGGATGCACAGCGATGCATCCAACCGGTTCACGCAAGTGTTTGCACTGTGTCGATTTCTTTCTGCCCGACGCGCATAACCGCGAGCGTCAGCGCTACTGCGGGAAGCCGGGATGCCGACGGGCGAGCCGGGCGGCCAGTCAGGCCAAATGGTTGGCGAAGCCGGAGAACCTCGACCACTGGAAAGGCCCAGAAAATGTCCAACGGGTGCAGGAGTGGCGGAAGGCCAATCCGGGGTACTCAAGGCGGAGGGGGCCGCGACGGCGGGTGGCGTTACAAGACATCCCAACTACGCAATCCGTTGTGCACCAGCCTAAAGCCGAGCCGGTCGCCGAGGTGGCGTTACCGAATCCCTGCGTGCCGTTACAAGACAGATGGGAGTCGCAAAACCCTGTGCTCGTGGGGCTTATCGCGCAGTTCGCCGGAGTGACGTTACAAGAGGACCTCGAACCCATGCTGCGACACCTGCAATCCCGGGGGCGGGTGATCCTGGGCATCGACGTCCAGCCGCCCGATTATGCAAAAACAACCGATCGATCGCGAACAACTCCGGCGCACGCCGGCCCAGTTTAGCTGGCTGGACCACCGGCTGGTGCGGGGCAATTACCTGGGGCGGGCCAGTGCCCCCGCCTGGGGCCTCTATCTGGTCCTGGTCACCGTGGGCGACGCCGACGGGCTGAGTTACTACGCCACGCGCACCCTGGCCCGGCTGCTCACGCTCAGCGAGGACGGCCTGGTCGAGGCGCGCCGGCAGTTAATCGAGGCCGGGGTGATCGCCTACGCCGCGCCACTTTACCAGGTGCTCTCCTTGGACCGGGGCAGGCCAACGCACACGCTGGCGGCAACGCCGCCGCCGAGCCGGGAGGTGGGCGCGTGATCGATTACGAACTGTATTGCCGGATAAAACAGGCGGAGGCGGCCGGTCACAGTGCGCCGCAAATCGCCCGCTCGCTCCAGTTGCACGTGCAGACGGTGAGGCGCTGGCAGGCGCAGGAAAAGTACGTGCGCAGCCAGGCCGCGCAGGTGCCTAGGCCAAGCAAGCTCGACGTGCACAAGCCGGCGATCGCGCGCTGGCTGGAGGCCCATCCGTTCACCGCCATGCAGCTCTGGCAAAAGGTGCGCGAGCGGGGGTACACGGGCGGGTATTCAATTTTGAAAGACTACGTGCGGCGGGTGCGGCCGAGGAACCTGGAGGCGTTTCTTACCCTCAAGTTTGCCCCCGGCCAGACCGCGCAGGTGGACTGGGGCAGTTTTGGCGCGGTGGAGGTGGACGGCACCCGGCGGGCTTTAAGTTTTTTCGTCATGGTTTTGGGGTACAGCCGGTTCCTGCATGTGGAATTTACCCTCGGGCAGGGCCAGGAGTGGTGGCTGGGCTGTCACCGGCGCGCCTTTGAAAAACTCGGCGGGGTGCCGCGCGAGGTGATGGTGGACAACTGCAAGACGGCCGTCCTCTCGCATGTGCCCGGGACCGACCCGGTGTACAACGCCCAGTACCTGGACTTTGCCCGGCACTACGGGTTTACGATAAAAGCGTGCGGGCCGGGGCATCCGCAGTCCAAGGGCATGGTGGAAAACGCGGTGGGTTACGTGAAAAAAAGCTTCCTTGGCGGGCGGCAGATGAACGGGTTTACCGAGCTGGGGCCGGCCGCCAGCTTGTGGCTGGAAACGGTGGCCAACGTGCGCGTTCACGCTGAAACCCAGGGCCGGCCGGTGGACCGGCTGCCCGAGGAGCGCGCTGCGCTCCTGCCGCTTAACCCGGTGGCCAGTCCGGCGGTGCGCACCTTAAGCGTGCGGGCGTCGCGGCGGTGCCGGGTGAGTATCGAAACGAACCGCTACTCGGTGCCCACGAAGTTTGCCGGGGCGCTACTCACCGCGCAGATCGAGGGGGCGCAGGTGAGGTTTTATGCGGACCGCACCCTGGTGGCCGAGCATGCCCGCAGTTTTGCCCGCCGCGCCGATGTGGAAAACCCCGAGCATGTGCGCGAACTCGAGGAGCGCAAACGGCAGGGGGCGCGGCAGCGCCTGCGGCTACGGTTTTTGGAACTGAGCCCGGCGGCACCCGCCTACCAACGGGGGCTGGAGGAGCGCCGGCTCAACGCGGGACACCACCTGGCGACTATCGTGGGTTTGGTGGCCCTGTATGGAACGGAGGCAGTCGGCCGGGCGATCGAAAGCGCCCATGAACTCGGCGCCTACTCCAGCGATTACATCCTCAACTTGCTCGAACAACGCGCGCGGGCCTTGCCGCAAGCCGGGCCGATCCACCTCACCCGCGCCGACGCGTTGGCCGCACTGGAACTCGAACTGCGTCCCCCGGATTTAAGCCCCTATACCCAATGAAAACAGAACCCGAAAAAACCGATTTATTAAAAGATCAACTCAAGTACCTGAAACTCGGTTACCTGCTGCGCCACCACGGCGAACTCACGGCCGAGGCGGCCAAGGCGCGCTGTTCGCACGCCGAATTTTTACGCCGACTGGTGCAGGCCGAGACCCAGGACCGCCAGATCCGGGCGCTGGAGCGGCGCATCCAGGCAGCGCGCTTCCCGGTCAAGAAAACCGTCGACCAGTTCCAGTGGGACTGGCCCAAGGAGTTGAACGAAGCGCAGGTGCGGCACCTCTTCGAACTGGGCTTTGTCAAGGAGCGCACCAACGCGGTGTTTTGCGGTGGTGTGGGGCTTGGGAAGACACATCTCGCGAGCGCGTTGGGCTACGCGGCGTGCCAGGCGGGCTACACGGTGCTGTTTACGACGGCGGTGGACGCGATCAACGCTTTGGTCACCGCCCAGTCCCTGCACCGGTTGCAAGCCGAGTTGAAGCGTTACATGACCCCTGCGGTGCTCGTGCTCGATGAGGTCGGCTACCTGCCGCTCGACAAGTCGGGGGCCGACCTGCTCTTCCAGATCGTCAGCCAACGCTACGAACGCGGCTCGCTGATCGTCACCACCAACAAGGCCTACAAACACTGGGCAGGGATCTTTAACAACGACGCTGGCATCACCGCGGCGATCCTGGACCGCCTACTGCACCGGGCCCAGACCGTCGTCATCGAGGGCAAATCCTACCGCATGAAAGACCGCCTGGCCGACGAACCTGCAAGCTGACCGGGCCTGATGATCGGCCCCTGGCGGGGCCGGTCATCGGCTTTTACGACAGGTGATTTTGTAACCGCCAGAAATAGACGGTGTTCGCGCCGCCGCTCACAAGTACACCGAACCGAAACGCCCCCGAGTCCCTGACGAAAGAGAACGAGTAAGAGAACGAGAACGATTCAATCCCCGTCCACCGATCGGCACGTCAGCGGCATCGCTGAATTCCGTATCGTTCTCGTTCTCTTAATCTTACTCGTTCTCGATCCGACGCCGATTGCTCGAGGTAGAGCATGCCTTAACGGCATTGCGGTTAACTCGGTTCGTTTGTATTTATTTGAGTGAGAAATGGACTGAGTTCGATCCGTTTTAACCACTGATGATCACTGATAATCACTGATGTCGGACACTAAAACCAAGCCCCTCCGAAATAGTTTTTTATGCCAGTTTTCGACGCCCCTACGCCCCGGGCAGAGTCTTCTTGATTTTATCAGTGAATATCAGTGCCCTAAAGGGGTTAAAAATCGGGGATCTGAGAGTAATGTTTTACCACCAGCGCCTAATTGGTACTTTAGCTTCTTCCTGATCCCTAAGGTGCCTTTTTCAGGGCCGACTAATTCTCGATCAAAGTGAGAGCCATTAACGCGGACGGGGCATACGTTTAGTAGGTAGTATGGGAGAGACGACCTCCGTGTCGTCCGTACCGAACCAGCCCACACGGAGGTGGGCCCTCCCTCGATCATCGGTATACAATCTTCCGCAAAAACCTATTTGGATTCGCCCCTTTTTGCCCGCTTTCTGGCAATCCCCCCCCCCCCCCCGAGCCTGGCTCCGGCCTATTAATTCGACCGGAAACCCAGTGCGTCCAGTTCACTCAGCAGGAAGGGCGCGCTCGCCAGCACTTCCTGGAGTTTATGCAGCGCCTCGGCACGGCTGGACACCTCGCAGGACGCGGCGCCATCGTCGGCATCGTGCAGGTGAATCGACCAATGTCCGGCGTGCGCATCGCCCGTGAGTTCCTGTAGCGAGCCATACACGTAATTGCCGGTTAAGCCGGGGTGGGGGCCGGCACCGGGCACCATCAACAGGCTGTGGATCGGGTCGCGCACCACTTCGACGCCCTGCTTGGTGCGGTGATGCAGTCGCCGTGCGACGACGATTGAACGAGCCGCCTCGGCCTTTTCGAGCAACGCGGCCGGCAGTGACTGTTCGTAGCGGTTAAAAACACTCGTGTCCGTTTCCAGTTCGGACTCATCGACCTTGCCCGCCAAGAAGGCTTCGAGGTTATGTGCGTAAAATACCGGCAGGCTCGCCAGCGAGCGCACGGTGACGAGGCCACCCTTGTGGTCGGCCGAGGCGTAAACCTGGTGCGAGGCCCGCAGGCGCTTGAGCGCATCTTGATAAGCCGGGGTATGGGGTACTGCGCCCACCGGGCTCAGCTCAATCTTGTCGAGCACCGCCTGATCAAACTGGGCATGAGGGTCTTGGGACATAGGTGGAGTGATAAGCCTTCTTTTCTATAAAACGAGGTCGTTTAATTATTGGTGGCAAATAAGTAAGGGGATCTGATGCGGGGTATCACGTTTCGTGCAGTCCGGTTTGAATTCACTTTCACGGTGGGCGTAACGAAATCGGTTCATTGGGGGGAGCTGATAGCTTTGGGTAAAACACCTTGAGCTCACGCTCAAGGCCACGAGGAGTGTGTTCGCGAAGCGTTAAGCGT belongs to Opitutus sp. and includes:
- the secA gene encoding preprotein translocase subunit SecA encodes the protein MLSFLFKRFAGRHYRKFLEKARPIVTRINEHELAYQSLTDDQLRAKTDEFRARLKGGETLDQILPEAFATVKNAARRLVGTRALVCGHELTWNMVHFDVQLIGGYAIHCGKISEMATGEGKTLVSTLPLYLNALIGRNTQLVTVNDYLARRDSEWMSHLFSFLGLTTGCIQQQMPSDLRREMYGRDITYGTASEFGFDYLRDNGMATRKEDQVQRDHWFCIVDEIDSILVDEARTPLIISGPAPIEREQPFSRLKPTIDSLVNDQIRLVNRMANDAKAVLEKPDVTPAERHAAAIKLLQVKIGHPKNKQLLRLMETPEWRKLLDKTETEMNSDFQKTELYALKEELYFSIDERQHQADLSEMGRTRLRPDNPDAFMLPDLATEFSELERRTNLTPEEREEIKAKSQNRYAEISEEIHAISQLLRAYSLYERDVEYVVAEGKVMIVDENTGRVMPGRRWSEGLHQAVEAKENVNIERETRTYATITIQNYFRLYDKLAGMTGTAETEALEFNDIYNLSVQVIPTNQPCIRIDRNDSIFKTRRDKFNAVVAEIESANKRGQPVLVGTVSVESSEVLSRLLKRAGVIHTVLNAKYHEQEAEIITRAGQRGAVTIATNMAGRGTDIKLGEGVREVGGLYVIGTERHESRRVDRQLRGRCSRQGDPGLTKFFLSLEDNLMRLFLQGNLASRLMEGSMKDGEELEHPWLNRSIESAQKKVEQQNFSQRKRLLQYDDVLNQQREVVYGIRNAAIHADRPKDIILEQITEEIDSRLEVAGMTGRGTPTQSALDSFVGWANATFPIGLKTEELVGGNLEALTQLVVERVKKAYAVKESVEVPEALGSLERYVIINAIDHHWQEHLTEMEELRRAIGLRSYGQSDPLVAYKGEAFKYFEEMMTHIRLQICTGLFRNASNIDAFENMLALLSRSAHAQGPADAPQISTTASSGGGQAEAAPKEIELPKVTVRRETPKAGRNDPCPCGSGKKFKNCHGQ
- a CDS encoding RidA family protein, which encodes MSNPEAKLAELGLKLPATAAAAGNYVPTVRSGNVLYCSGTISIADGKMTHEGQVGKEQTVATAYESARVCTLNTLANIKAAVGSLDQVARVIMVNGFVNAVSGFADSPAVINGASDLLVGVFGDAGKHARAAVAVAGLPRNSTVEVQVIVELKS
- a CDS encoding IS21 family transposase gives rise to the protein MIDYELYCRIKQAEAAGHSAPQIARSLQLHVQTVRRWQAQEKYVRSQAAQVPRPSKLDVHKPAIARWLEAHPFTAMQLWQKVRERGYTGGYSILKDYVRRVRPRNLEAFLTLKFAPGQTAQVDWGSFGAVEVDGTRRALSFFVMVLGYSRFLHVEFTLGQGQEWWLGCHRRAFEKLGGVPREVMVDNCKTAVLSHVPGTDPVYNAQYLDFARHYGFTIKACGPGHPQSKGMVENAVGYVKKSFLGGRQMNGFTELGPAASLWLETVANVRVHAETQGRPVDRLPEERAALLPLNPVASPAVRTLSVRASRRCRVSIETNRYSVPTKFAGALLTAQIEGAQVRFYADRTLVAEHARSFARRADVENPEHVRELEERKRQGARQRLRLRFLELSPAAPAYQRGLEERRLNAGHHLATIVGLVALYGTEAVGRAIESAHELGAYSSDYILNLLEQRARALPQAGPIHLTRADALAALELELRPPDLSPYTQ
- a CDS encoding ATP-binding protein; the encoded protein is MKTEPEKTDLLKDQLKYLKLGYLLRHHGELTAEAAKARCSHAEFLRRLVQAETQDRQIRALERRIQAARFPVKKTVDQFQWDWPKELNEAQVRHLFELGFVKERTNAVFCGGVGLGKTHLASALGYAACQAGYTVLFTTAVDAINALVTAQSLHRLQAELKRYMTPAVLVLDEVGYLPLDKSGADLLFQIVSQRYERGSLIVTTNKAYKHWAGIFNNDAGITAAILDRLLHRAQTVVIEGKSYRMKDRLADEPAS